The Labrus bergylta chromosome 15, fLabBer1.1, whole genome shotgun sequence genome includes a region encoding these proteins:
- the LOC114921789 gene encoding tripartite motif-containing protein 16-like has product MAQKGVQLSRETFSCSICLDLLKDPGTLTCGHSYCMKCIKSHWDTEDEKTVYSCPQCRQTFTARPDLRKSTMLADLVEELKKTGLQAAPADHCYAGSEDVACDVCTGRKLKACKSCLFCLISFCEKHLQPHYDSPAYTKHNLVEPSKKLQENICSRHDEVMKMFCRTDQQSICHLCSVDEHKGHDTVSAAAERSEKQRELEVSRQNIQQRIQDREKDVKLLQQEVEAINGSADKTVGNSEKMFTELIRLMEKRRSDVKQQVRSQQQTEVSRVRELQEKLEQEITELKRRDAEMKKLSHTQDHNQFLHDYPSLSPLSESTHSSSIKIRPLRYFEDVTAAVSEVRDKLQDVLREKWTIISQTVTEVDVLLPEPEPKTRAEFLKYSCDITLDPNTAHTHLLLSDGNRKVRLTDQTNPYSSHPDRFTGCLQVLSKESLTGRCYWEVEQRGRGVYVAVTYKNISRAGRSNECAFGCNDKSWALYCFNNRYNFYYNNVHTPVSGPWSSRVGVYLDHRAGILSFYSISETMTLLHRVQTTFTQPLHAGLGFYYFEDSAELYKLK; this is encoded by the coding sequence atggcgcagaaaggagttcagctgAGCCGGGAAACCTTCtcttgttcgatctgtctggatctcctgaaggatccggggACTCTTACCTGTGGACACAGCTACTGCATgaagtgtattaaaagccactgggatacagaggatgagaagacagtctacagctgccctcagtgtagacaGACCTTCACAGCGAGGCCTGACCTGAGGAAAAGCACCATGTTggcagatttagtggaggagctgaagaagactggactccaagctgctcctgctgatcactgctatgctggatctgaagatgtggcctgtgatgtctgcaccgggagaaaactgaaagcctgtaagtcctgtctctTCTGTTTGATCTCATTTTGTGAGAAACATCTCCAGCCTCATTATGATTCACCTGCCTATACAAAACACAatctggtggagccctccaagaagctccaggagaacatctgctctcgtcatgatgaggtgatgaagatgttctgtcgcactgatcagcagtctatctgtcacctctgctctgtggacgaacacaaaggtcatgacacagtctcagctgcagcagaaagaagcgagaagcagagagagctagaggtgagtcgacaaaacatccagcagagaatccaggacagagagaaagatgtgaagctgctccaacaggaggtggaggctatcaatggctccgctgataaaacagtggggaacagtgagaagatgttcactgagctgatccgtctcatggagaaaagacgctctgatgtgaagcagcaggtcagatcccagcagcaaactgaagtgagtcgagtcagagagcttcaggagaagctggagcaggagatcactgagctgaagaggagagacgctgagatgaagaagctgtcacacacacaggaccacaaccagtttctacacgactacccctcactgtcaccactcagtgaatctacacactcatccagcatcaagatccgtcctctgaggtactttgaggacgtgacagcggctgtgtcagaagtcagagataaactacaggacgtcctgagagagaaatggacaatcatctcacagacagtgactgaagtggatgttttactgccagaaccagagcccaagaccagagctgagttcttaaaatattcatgtgacatcacactggatccaaacacagcacacacacatctgttattatctgatgggaacagaaaagtaagATTAACGGATCAGACCAAtccttattctagtcacccagacagattcactggatgtcttcaggtcctgagtaaagagagtctgactggacgttgttactgggaagtcgagcagagaggaagaggagtttatgtagcagtcacatacaagaatatcagcagagcagggagatCGAATGAGTGTGCATTTGGatgtaatgacaaatcttgggcgttatattgtttcaacaacagatataacttttattacaacaatgtccacactcctgtctcaggtccttggtcctccagagtaggagtgtacctggatcacagagcaggtattctgtccttctacagcatctctgaaaccatgactctcctccacagagtccagaccacattcactcagcctctacatgctggactcgggttttattattttgaagaCTCAGCTGAGTTGtataaactgaaatag
- the LOC109977638 gene encoding tripartite motif-containing protein 16-like, which translates to MAQKGVQLSQEAISCSICLDLLKDPVTLSCGHSYCMKCIKSHWDTEDEKTVYSCPQCRQTFTARPDLRKNTMLADLVEELKKTGLQAAPADHCYAGSEDVACDVCTGRKLKACKSCLFCLISFCEKHLQPHYDSPAYAKHMLVEPSKKLQENVCSRHDEVMKMFCRTDQQSICYLCPEDEHKGHDTVSAAAERSEKQRELEVSRQNIQQRIQYREKDVKLLQQEVEAINGSADKTVGNSEKMFTELIRLMEKRRSDVKQQVRSQQQTEVSRVRELQEKLEQEITELKRRDAEMKKLSQTQDHNQFLHDYPSLSPLSESTHSSSIKIRPLRYFQDVTVAVSEVRYNLQAFLREKWTIISQTVTEVNVLLSEPENMTRAEFLKYSCDITLDPNTVNTELLLSDGNRKVRFTRETHPYSSHPDRFTGWEQVLSKESLTGRCYWEVEKRGRGGVYVAVTYKNISRAGELNECIFGCNDKSWALDCNNNSYNFYYNNVSTPVSGPQSSRVGVYLDHRAGILSFYSISETMTLLHRVQTTFTQPLHAGLGFYYFGDSAELCKLK; encoded by the coding sequence atggcgcagaaaggagttcagctgAGCCAGGAAGCTATTtcttgttcgatctgtctggatctcctgaaggatccggtgactctttcctgtggacacagttactgcatgaagtgtattaaaagccactgggatacagaggatgagaagacagtctacagctgccctcagtgtagacaGACCTTCACAGCGAGGCCtgacctgaggaaaaacaccatgttggcagatttagtggaggagctgaagaagactggactccaagctgctcctgctgatcactgctatgctggatctgaagatgtggcctgtgatgtctgcaccgggagaaaactgaaagcctgtaagtcctgtctcttctgtttgatctcattttgtgagaaacacctccagcctcattATGATTCACCTGCCTATGCAAAACACatgctggtggagccctccaagaagctccaggagaacgtctgctctcgtcatgatgaggtgatgaagatgttctgtcgtactgatcagcagtctatctgttatctctgccctgaggacgaacacaaaggtcatgacacagtctcagctgcagcagaaaggagcgagaagcagagagagctggaggtgagtcgacaaaacatccagcagagaatccagtacagagagaaagatgtgaagctgctccaacaggaggtggaggctatcaatggctctgctgataaaacagtggggaacagtgagaagatgttcactgagctgatccgtctcatggagaaaagacgctctgatgtgaagcagcaggtcagatcccagcagcaaactgaagtgagtcgagtcagagagcttcaggagaagctggagcaggagatcactgagctgaagaggagagacgctgagaTGAAGAAGCTGTCACAGACACAggaccacaaccagtttctacacgactacccctcactgtcaccactcagtgaatctacacactcatccagcatcaagatccgtcctctgagatACTTTCAGGACGTGACAGTGGCTGTGTCAGAAGTAAGATATAATCTACAGGCcttcctgagagagaaatggacaatcatctcacagacagtgactgaagtgaatgttttactgtcagaaccagagaacatgaccagagctgagttcttaaaatattcatgtgacatcacactggatccaaacacagtaaacacagagctgttattatctgatgggaacagaaaagtaagATTTACGAGAGAGACCCATCCTTATTcgagtcacccagacagattcactggaTGGGagcaggtcctgagtaaagagagtctgactggacgttgttactgggaagtggagaagagaggaagaggaggagtttatgtagcagtcacatacaagaatatcagcagagcaggggaATTAAATGAGTGTATATTTGGatgtaatgacaaatcttgggcgttagattgtaacaacaacagttataacttttattacaacaatgtcagcactcctgtctcaggtcctcagtcctccagagtaggagtgtacctggatcacagagcaggtattctgtccttctacagcatctctgaaaccatgactctcctccacagagtccagaccacattcactcagcctctacatgctggactcgggttttattattttggagactctgctgagttgtgtaaactgaaatag